One genomic window of Methanosarcina acetivorans C2A includes the following:
- a CDS encoding lipopolysaccharide biosynthesis protein, whose translation MSNFITNVLKLVSGSVTAQLLGIILIPVITRIYNPDDFGIFQLFIAISGVLVIVSTFSYQLAIMLPKTEEDAANVTALCTLLVTLMTLITGIVTLLIPDNIDNIFKTPGISKYLPLLPLIIFLNGMFFVQNYWLSRKTRFGVIAGSRVSNTLTSKLFQIGFAKLIITPLGLIGGFIAGYAFADLIMLKGIKKDIKVFKQVSIKRMKEMAIQYKKFPLFSSWSSIANTISPQVPSFLLAYFYTTSVVGHFSLANQVVNLPMGIVGTAIGQVFFQKVSEVKNGNVEGDMKTIVEEVYKKLISIGLFPMILLMILGEQIFVFAFGENWGISGTYVRILVPWIFLVFLSSPISTLYNIYEKQKVWLTFSIVLLASRIISLVIGGTYGDPEFALALYSFTGIVFWLWNNAYLLGLAGISKKESAGILIKYSTIGVIVSIPLILIELISTNFYLIIFAAVIMTVIYYAITLHEDPMFRKMFSTLLVNVRNRN comes from the coding sequence ATGTCGAACTTCATCACGAACGTACTAAAACTTGTTTCCGGAAGTGTTACTGCACAGCTCCTAGGTATAATTCTAATACCTGTAATCACAAGAATTTATAATCCAGATGATTTTGGAATTTTTCAGCTTTTTATAGCAATCTCAGGCGTACTTGTGATTGTTTCTACTTTTTCGTACCAGCTTGCAATTATGCTGCCAAAGACAGAAGAGGATGCTGCAAATGTCACTGCCCTGTGTACCTTACTGGTAACTCTTATGACTTTAATCACAGGCATAGTGACTTTGCTCATTCCAGATAATATTGACAATATTTTCAAGACCCCTGGGATTTCAAAATACCTTCCTCTTCTTCCGTTAATAATATTCCTTAATGGGATGTTTTTTGTGCAAAATTACTGGCTTTCAAGAAAAACCCGTTTCGGAGTCATTGCAGGATCCAGAGTTTCGAACACCTTAACGTCAAAGTTATTTCAAATAGGATTTGCGAAATTGATTATTACCCCATTGGGTCTGATTGGCGGATTCATTGCAGGGTATGCATTTGCAGACCTTATCATGCTTAAGGGCATAAAAAAAGATATTAAGGTTTTCAAACAGGTTTCAATTAAAAGAATGAAAGAGATGGCCATCCAGTACAAAAAATTTCCGTTATTCAGCTCCTGGTCATCGATCGCAAACACTATTTCTCCGCAGGTCCCTTCTTTTTTACTTGCATACTTTTACACTACATCAGTTGTGGGACATTTTTCACTTGCAAATCAGGTTGTAAACCTGCCAATGGGAATTGTCGGCACCGCTATAGGCCAGGTCTTTTTCCAGAAAGTAAGTGAGGTTAAGAACGGGAATGTGGAAGGAGACATGAAGACTATAGTTGAGGAGGTTTACAAAAAGCTGATTTCAATAGGACTCTTCCCTATGATACTCCTGATGATCCTCGGAGAGCAGATTTTCGTTTTTGCTTTTGGAGAAAACTGGGGTATTTCAGGAACATATGTAAGAATCCTTGTGCCCTGGATCTTTCTGGTTTTTCTTTCTTCTCCGATCTCAACTCTCTATAACATATATGAAAAACAGAAAGTATGGCTCACCTTCAGTATAGTTCTCCTTGCTTCAAGGATAATATCCCTGGTTATCGGGGGAACTTACGGAGACCCCGAGTTTGCCCTTGCCCTTTACAGTTTTACAGGAATTGTGTTCTGGCTCTGGAACAATGCATACCTGCTAGGGCTTGCAGGAATTAGCAAGAAAGAAAGCGCAGGAATTCTTATAAAATATTCTACAATAGGCGTCATCGTTTCGATCCCGCTAATTCTGATAGAATTGATTTCTACAAACTTTTACCTGATAATATTTGCAGCCGTGATCATGACGGTCATCTATTATGCAATAACCCTCCACGAGGATCCCATGTTCAGAAAAATGTTCTCAACTTTACTTGTAAACGTAAGAAATCGGAACTGA
- a CDS encoding glycosyltransferase family 4 protein, with amino-acid sequence MKLLFLDIVWPLYLADGSLIHRHELVSNLAKLDNEIHIFTTDSSTLSHLDNVHCHYIRPGSLLTLTINYFRSSTWLVGSETFDVLYTRNPNFGFLAGLFCKGRCKTLVYELNGIPEDESSLIKSRCDEEKALQEGKTVNLSRFFSSAKSRLKISVLNKALGLSDRIIAVTPGIKANLESAYNIPGEKITVVPNGANTSLFKPLGQAACRKELGLDPETPYVCFVGNLAPWQGVEYLVKAVPSILARYPECRFLIVGDGVMKDELLSLSRDLGFADRLVFTGVVAYDRVPVYINASDICAAPFILARNAKIGLSPLKLYEYMACGKPVVASAISGVADVLEASRGGIPVPPENPEALAEAISKLLENRESRENIGLKGLSYVTENHSWYSVAKQVDGVCKSGLRD; translated from the coding sequence ATGAAGTTGCTCTTTCTGGATATAGTGTGGCCACTTTACCTGGCTGACGGATCCCTTATCCACAGGCATGAGCTTGTAAGTAACCTTGCAAAGCTGGATAATGAAATCCATATCTTCACTACGGATAGTTCCACTCTTTCTCACCTGGACAACGTCCACTGCCATTATATACGTCCCGGAAGCCTGCTTACCCTTACAATCAATTATTTCCGGAGTTCTACCTGGCTGGTCGGTTCAGAAACTTTTGATGTCCTGTATACAAGAAATCCGAATTTCGGTTTTCTTGCCGGGCTCTTTTGCAAAGGCAGGTGTAAAACTCTGGTTTATGAATTAAACGGGATCCCGGAAGATGAGAGCAGCCTTATCAAATCCAGATGTGATGAAGAGAAAGCCTTGCAGGAGGGAAAAACGGTAAATTTATCCAGGTTTTTTTCTTCCGCAAAATCCAGGTTAAAGATCTCGGTTCTGAACAAAGCTCTCGGACTTTCGGATAGGATAATCGCCGTGACTCCGGGAATAAAAGCGAATCTTGAGAGTGCTTACAACATTCCCGGAGAAAAAATAACTGTGGTTCCTAACGGAGCAAATACCTCTCTCTTCAAACCTCTTGGACAGGCTGCATGCAGAAAAGAGCTTGGGCTTGACCCGGAAACTCCTTATGTCTGTTTCGTGGGAAATCTTGCTCCCTGGCAGGGAGTCGAATATCTGGTAAAGGCGGTTCCTTCAATACTTGCCAGATACCCGGAATGCCGTTTTCTTATTGTCGGCGATGGGGTTATGAAGGATGAACTGCTCTCCCTCTCAAGAGACCTCGGGTTTGCAGACAGGTTAGTTTTCACAGGTGTGGTTGCCTATGACCGGGTACCTGTGTATATCAATGCAAGTGATATTTGTGCTGCGCCCTTTATCCTGGCAAGGAATGCAAAAATAGGGCTTTCCCCTCTGAAATTATATGAGTATATGGCTTGCGGAAAGCCAGTTGTTGCAAGTGCGATCAGCGGGGTTGCCGATGTACTTGAGGCTTCGAGAGGCGGGATTCCCGTCCCTCCGGAAAACCCGGAAGCTCTTGCGGAAGCCATCTCAAAGCTACTTGAAAATCGAGAATCAAGGGAAAATATAGGCTTAAAAGGTTTAAGTTATGTTACTGAAAATCACAGCTGGTACAGTGTTGCAAAACAGGTAGACGGAGTCTGCAAATCAGGACTCAGGGACTGA
- a CDS encoding glycosyltransferase: protein MNPESKRKYLLITPARNEEDNLPDVSGSVTGQKVTPTLWIIVDDGSTDETPHILEGLKARHPWIRSIRLPPRPRDITFHYSYVCKQGFDYALEYCRVNGIEYDYIGLLDADTVLEENYFGKLIGEFEKDSSLGIASGGVYYDVGGKLSREVSDKNLPRGTGRLWRKSCFLETEGYQVEPSPDSISNTKALLRGWQLRQYADVVEIQKRKTSAGEGLWKGYVKNGWMAYYMDKNLPMVLFNTFYYSFKSPYYTGIAYLYGYLNSAVKREKKIGDMEIRAYYRKQNLGLLFSRISGFLSRNSTDAKQGEQ from the coding sequence ATGAATCCCGAGTCTAAAAGGAAATACCTGTTGATTACGCCTGCAAGAAATGAAGAGGACAACCTGCCTGACGTTTCCGGGTCCGTAACAGGGCAGAAAGTAACACCTACACTCTGGATCATAGTGGACGATGGGAGTACGGACGAGACTCCCCATATTCTTGAAGGGTTGAAGGCAAGACACCCCTGGATTCGAAGCATAAGGCTCCCTCCAAGGCCAAGGGACATAACCTTTCACTATAGCTACGTCTGCAAACAGGGATTTGATTATGCACTGGAATACTGCAGGGTAAATGGTATTGAGTATGATTACATAGGGCTCCTTGATGCCGATACCGTACTCGAAGAAAACTACTTCGGGAAATTAATAGGCGAATTTGAAAAAGATTCTTCTCTCGGGATTGCAAGCGGAGGGGTTTACTATGATGTCGGCGGCAAGCTTTCCCGAGAAGTCTCCGATAAAAATCTTCCTCGCGGCACAGGAAGGCTCTGGAGAAAGTCCTGTTTCCTTGAAACCGAAGGTTATCAGGTAGAACCTTCCCCGGATTCCATTTCCAATACTAAAGCTCTTCTTCGGGGCTGGCAGCTCCGACAGTATGCAGATGTGGTTGAAATCCAGAAACGAAAGACTAGCGCAGGAGAAGGTCTCTGGAAGGGATATGTCAAAAATGGCTGGATGGCTTATTACATGGATAAAAATCTGCCTATGGTTCTGTTTAATACGTTTTATTATTCCTTCAAGTCCCCATATTACACAGGAATTGCATACTTATACGGATATCTCAATTCAGCCGTTAAGAGGGAGAAAAAGATCGGGGATATGGAAATAAGGGCTTATTATAGAAAACAAAATCTGGGTCTGCTATTTTCCAGGATTTCAGGGTTTTTAAGCCGCAACTCTACAGATGCCAAGCAGGGAGAGCAATGA
- a CDS encoding polysaccharide deacetylase family protein yields the protein MRAMHDLLKQNSNIWDLFSRREEYCPEKLDEHGRFLFAEKYLKNASEPEVSRFLVDHGMEVEFPENRTFAVCLTHDMDDIYPPLSHCLLSSACCLKDLDLRGLESQFLWKFRGAEYSPYLNFSEIMDLEEDLGAKSSFYFIASRKDPKRFRYDIEDLEGSLGEISDRGWEAGLHGGYYSYNDPEALKREKERLEAVLGKKVLGFRNHYLRFKTPETWELLADAGFGYDSTFGFSDSVGFRNGMCHPFRPYNLNEDREIDILEIPLTVMDVALFKASGSFEEAWRCTKDLIDTTARFNGVITLLWHNFVFGCSFRKDWIKLYENALQYCSEKGAWMTSGEEIYRWWDNESRV from the coding sequence ATGAGAGCTATGCATGACTTACTGAAGCAAAACTCAAATATTTGGGATCTTTTTTCCCGAAGAGAAGAGTACTGCCCTGAAAAGCTCGATGAGCACGGACGTTTTCTTTTCGCTGAAAAATACCTGAAAAACGCTTCCGAGCCTGAGGTTTCCAGATTCCTGGTAGATCACGGGATGGAAGTTGAATTTCCGGAAAACAGGACCTTTGCTGTGTGTTTGACTCATGATATGGATGATATTTATCCTCCTCTTTCCCACTGCCTGCTGTCCTCCGCCTGCTGCTTGAAAGATCTGGATCTCCGGGGTCTGGAATCCCAGTTTCTCTGGAAATTCCGGGGCGCTGAGTATTCCCCTTACCTTAACTTTTCCGAAATCATGGATCTTGAAGAAGATTTAGGGGCAAAGTCCTCTTTTTACTTCATTGCAAGCAGAAAAGATCCAAAAAGGTTCAGATATGATATTGAAGACTTGGAAGGCTCTCTGGGAGAGATTTCCGACAGAGGATGGGAAGCTGGCCTGCATGGGGGCTATTATTCATACAACGACCCCGAAGCGCTGAAACGTGAAAAAGAAAGGCTGGAAGCCGTACTGGGTAAAAAAGTCCTGGGTTTTCGCAACCATTATCTCCGGTTCAAAACTCCCGAAACCTGGGAACTGCTTGCAGATGCAGGGTTCGGCTATGATTCAACTTTCGGATTCAGTGATTCGGTCGGCTTCAGGAATGGCATGTGCCATCCTTTCAGACCATATAATCTAAACGAAGACAGGGAGATAGACATACTGGAAATTCCGCTTACTGTAATGGATGTTGCTCTTTTCAAGGCTTCCGGATCTTTTGAGGAAGCCTGGAGATGCACAAAGGATCTTATAGATACGACAGCAAGGTTCAATGGAGTAATTACCCTGCTGTGGCACAACTTTGTTTTCGGGTGCAGTTTCCGAAAAGACTGGATCAAACTCTACGAAAATGCGCTGCAGTACTGCTCTGAAAAAGGGGCATGGATGACAAGCGGAGAGGAGATTTACAGGTGGTGGGACAATGAATCCCGAGTCTAA
- a CDS encoding DUF354 domain-containing protein, whose translation MRVIVDIGHPAHVHFFKNTIWNLEKKGHQVMIVSRDKDVVIELLDAYKIPHTVLSKVRSGKVHLFEEWFVRESKLYKIARQFNPDLIIGILSPPVAHVAWALGKKSIIFNDTEHAEIAQKMTYPFCNIICTPTSFKKDAGKKQLKYSGYHELAYLHPAYFSPNPDVLRELGVEVGEPFVILRFISWGAHHDVGQHGIDNKLSLLKEFEKFGKVFISSEGKLAEEFERYRIRVPSEKIHDLLYYATLYVGEGATMAVESAILGTPSIYVSSLAGTMGNFSELEEKYGLLFNYSESEAALAKAVELLKDPELKKTWGLKRAALLRDKINVTEFMVELIESLPGKKPGVSMPVVSDESYA comes from the coding sequence TTGAGGGTCATTGTTGATATAGGGCATCCGGCTCACGTTCATTTTTTTAAAAATACTATCTGGAATCTTGAAAAAAAAGGACATCAGGTAATGATTGTCTCAAGGGATAAAGACGTTGTAATAGAGTTATTAGATGCCTACAAAATCCCACATACAGTTTTAAGCAAGGTCAGGTCGGGTAAGGTCCACCTGTTTGAAGAGTGGTTCGTAAGAGAGTCTAAACTTTATAAAATTGCTCGCCAGTTTAACCCGGACCTCATTATAGGCATTCTCTCTCCTCCGGTTGCTCATGTAGCCTGGGCACTGGGAAAAAAATCCATAATTTTTAATGATACCGAACATGCAGAAATAGCCCAGAAAATGACCTATCCTTTCTGCAATATTATCTGCACTCCCACCTCCTTTAAAAAAGATGCAGGAAAAAAGCAGCTCAAGTATAGCGGCTATCATGAACTGGCATATCTTCATCCCGCTTACTTCTCCCCGAATCCTGATGTTTTACGGGAACTCGGGGTAGAGGTAGGTGAACCGTTTGTAATCTTGCGCTTTATTTCATGGGGTGCACATCATGATGTAGGCCAGCACGGAATTGATAATAAGTTGTCACTTCTTAAAGAATTCGAAAAGTTCGGGAAGGTTTTTATTTCTTCGGAAGGGAAACTGGCAGAAGAATTTGAGCGGTACAGGATCAGGGTCCCCTCTGAAAAAATCCATGATCTTCTTTATTATGCCACATTATACGTGGGGGAAGGAGCAACTATGGCTGTAGAAAGCGCAATTCTTGGTACTCCGTCTATCTATGTTTCCTCCCTTGCAGGGACTATGGGGAACTTTTCGGAGCTCGAAGAAAAGTACGGTTTGCTCTTCAATTACAGTGAGTCAGAAGCTGCCCTTGCAAAGGCTGTGGAACTTCTCAAGGATCCCGAACTTAAGAAGACCTGGGGCCTCAAAAGAGCTGCCCTGCTCAGGGACAAAATTAACGTGACCGAATTTATGGTAGAGCTCATAGAAAGTCTTCCTGGCAAAAAGCCAGGGGTTTCCATGCCAGTGGTTTCGGATGAGAGCTATGCATGA
- a CDS encoding UDP-glucose dehydrogenase family protein, which produces MKVSVIGSGYVGSVTAACFAEVGHEVICVDIDSKKTEQINSGIPPIYEEGLEELLQKYAGKKLIATTDYEFAVNETDISFICVGTPSAEDGSIDLSIVRAAAASIGAVLAKKEGYHVVVVKSTVVPETTEKFVLPILEETSGKKAGKDFGVAMNPEFLREGKAVHDFMHPDKIVVGAIDRRSGDMVSELYRIFECEITHTGPATAEMIKYANNSLLATKISFANEIGNICKNLGIDTYEVMEAVGKDFRISPKFLNSGAGFGGSCFPKDVKALIGKAKAIGYSPVLLESVIAVNERQPLLMTEILQRKIGDLAGKKIAVLGLAFKNETDDIRESRSIPVIAELLRLEARVSAYDPMATENMKRIFPAVEYFGSASDALIDADACLVMTEWDEFRNLDSEFQGMKRKIVIDGRRIVKAKNVDYEGLCW; this is translated from the coding sequence ATGAAAGTTTCGGTTATAGGTTCAGGATATGTGGGTTCGGTCACAGCAGCCTGTTTTGCAGAGGTAGGACACGAAGTCATCTGTGTAGATATCGACAGTAAAAAAACAGAGCAGATAAACTCAGGCATTCCTCCAATCTACGAGGAGGGGCTTGAAGAACTTTTGCAAAAGTATGCAGGAAAAAAACTCATAGCAACTACTGATTATGAATTTGCAGTCAATGAAACGGATATTTCCTTTATTTGTGTTGGAACCCCTTCGGCAGAAGACGGGAGTATAGACCTTTCAATTGTCCGGGCAGCAGCTGCAAGTATCGGTGCAGTTCTAGCAAAGAAAGAAGGCTACCATGTGGTAGTAGTAAAAAGTACAGTCGTGCCCGAAACAACAGAAAAATTTGTCCTGCCGATCCTTGAGGAAACCTCGGGGAAGAAAGCCGGAAAAGATTTCGGAGTCGCAATGAACCCGGAATTCCTTAGGGAAGGAAAAGCTGTCCATGACTTCATGCACCCTGACAAAATAGTTGTCGGGGCGATTGACCGAAGATCAGGAGACATGGTTTCCGAACTCTACAGGATCTTCGAATGCGAGATCACACATACAGGGCCGGCAACCGCAGAAATGATCAAATACGCAAATAACTCCCTGCTTGCAACCAAGATCTCCTTTGCAAATGAAATTGGGAATATCTGCAAAAATCTGGGGATCGATACCTATGAAGTAATGGAAGCTGTTGGGAAGGACTTCAGGATTTCCCCAAAGTTTTTAAATTCCGGAGCAGGTTTTGGAGGGTCATGTTTCCCGAAAGACGTAAAAGCACTCATAGGAAAAGCAAAAGCAATCGGATACTCTCCCGTGCTCCTTGAGTCCGTAATAGCTGTAAATGAAAGGCAACCCCTTCTTATGACTGAAATTCTCCAGAGGAAAATAGGAGATCTTGCAGGCAAAAAGATTGCAGTCCTTGGCCTTGCCTTCAAGAACGAAACGGATGACATAAGAGAATCCAGATCAATTCCTGTGATCGCTGAACTCCTCAGGCTTGAAGCCCGGGTTTCGGCCTATGACCCGATGGCAACCGAGAACATGAAACGTATCTTTCCTGCAGTCGAATACTTTGGTAGCGCCTCGGATGCGCTTATAGATGCAGACGCCTGCCTTGTTATGACAGAATGGGACGAGTTCAGGAATCTTGACTCCGAGTTCCAGGGCATGAAAAGAAAAATAGTTATTGATGGAAGGCGGATAGTTAAAGCGAAAAATGTGGATTATGAGGGACTCTGCTGGTGA
- the galU gene encoding UTP--glucose-1-phosphate uridylyltransferase GalU, with protein MTIKKALIPAAGLGTRFLPATKSMPKEMLPIIDTPVIQYVVEEAIASGIEDIIIITGRGKRAIEDYFDDSPELEMHLAKKNQTDMLKLVRDISSLVDIHYIRQKEPNGLGDAVLRAENHIGNEPFAVLLGDDIIVNDKPCTAQLIENFEKYGRSTIAVEEVPYEKLNSYGIIKGRPLDDSLYVLEDIVEKPSPEEAPSNIGAIGRYVFTPEIFDCIKKAGTGVGSEIQLTDGIRLLSRSQMIYACRFKGKRFDTGDRLGYIKSIIDFALQNESLRDNVLEYLREILAVEKVTAEK; from the coding sequence GTGACTATTAAAAAAGCACTCATTCCGGCAGCCGGTTTAGGAACCCGTTTCCTGCCTGCCACTAAGTCCATGCCAAAAGAAATGCTCCCGATCATTGACACTCCCGTCATCCAGTATGTCGTGGAGGAGGCTATAGCCTCAGGGATCGAGGACATAATCATTATCACTGGAAGAGGCAAGAGAGCCATCGAAGATTACTTCGACGACTCCCCTGAACTTGAAATGCACCTTGCGAAAAAGAACCAGACAGACATGTTGAAACTGGTCAGGGACATCTCCTCTCTTGTTGATATCCACTATATCCGCCAGAAAGAGCCTAACGGGCTTGGGGATGCAGTTCTCAGGGCAGAGAACCATATCGGAAATGAACCTTTTGCGGTGCTTCTCGGAGACGACATTATCGTTAATGATAAACCCTGCACTGCCCAGCTTATCGAGAACTTTGAAAAATACGGAAGGTCAACCATCGCAGTTGAAGAGGTGCCTTACGAAAAACTGAACAGTTACGGAATTATAAAGGGCAGGCCTCTTGACGATTCCCTGTACGTGCTTGAGGATATCGTGGAAAAACCCTCTCCCGAAGAGGCTCCTTCTAATATCGGGGCAATTGGGCGCTACGTTTTCACTCCTGAAATTTTTGATTGCATTAAAAAAGCCGGAACCGGAGTGGGGAGCGAGATCCAGCTTACGGACGGCATCAGGCTCCTGAGCAGGTCTCAGATGATCTACGCTTGCAGGTTCAAAGGAAAAAGGTTCGATACGGGAGACCGACTTGGATATATAAAATCTATAATCGACTTTGCCCTTCAGAACGAAAGCCTCAGAGACAATGTACTTGAGTACCTGCGGGAAATCCTGGCAGTTGAAAAGGTCACGGCAGAAAAGTAA